DNA sequence from the Hoylesella buccalis ATCC 35310 genome:
GGCACCTCAAGTCCTTTGATGCAATAATGCGTGATGTCGGCCACCAATTGAACGTTCTCGATGTCGAACTCTCCATCCTCCTTCCCTTCCGAATATACGCGACGGAAGAGTTCAATCTCATCTTCATCAAAATTCTTCCTCATCTTCTCCACCATCCAGATGTTACGGAAGAACTCTGCGCGCAAGTTGCCATTGCGCACCACCGTTTCGCGTATCATACTGAGATGGGTATAAATGAGTTCGATGATCTTATCTTGTGGCGCAATCTTCTTGTTGGCCACCTCATCCAACTTGTCACTGAGGCGTTCGAGTTCAGACTCGATGACTGCATAGAACACAGCCTCCTTGGAACTAAAATAGGTGTACAGCGTGCGTCTCCCCTTACCAGAGGCCAACGCAATGTCATTCATGGTGGTATTGGCCACGCCATTCTTGGCAAACAATTGCCTCGCCACGTCCACCAATAACCGTCTTGTTTTTGATATTGACATCTATTTTCCTCCTTTCTTCAGGTTGATTGCACAAACCTTCTATGATGTGCAAATGTATGTTTTTTATTTTATGCGTGCAAGCATACAAGACAGAAAAAAGGTTTTTTAAGACACTCTTTACAGGATGGGCGTCCATTATTTAGTGATTTAGTTTGAGTAAACCATCCAACTGGCACACAAGCGCATCCACCCCGAAAACCAATGTCAATGACATTGGCATCCAAACTCATTGACTTTGACGTCCAATTGCATTGACTTTGGCGTCCAAAGTCAATGCTATTGAAAACACGAAAACATACCGCATTTTCAAAGGTCTTTGAGGTATGTTTTGCGAGAAATGAAAGACTGAGGCAAGATGGTTTATACTACCGTTGAATAGATACGCAGGATGACATCCGTATTATCCAACTGATTTCTAATCATTTAGAAGGATTATCTACCATATTTCAACAAAATTAAGAAAGAAATATTTGTTTATCTCGCAAAAAAGCCGTACCTTTGCAATCGCAAACAAGAAAACAACATCGCGGAGTGGAGCAGTTGGTAGCTCGCCAGGCTCATAACCTGGAGGTCACATGTTCGAGTCATGTCTCCGCAACTATAACGCTTGGAAGTCCTGTAAATAAGGAGTTTCAAGCGTTTTTCGTTTGGGTATGACAGGACGCATGCAGCACGTCATCATGAACTGCAATTGTGCTGAAACACGATTCGTCTATATCATAATTCGAGGAAAAGGAGGGGTCAGTCGTAAAACCCAGTTGCAACCCTCTCCCCCTCATGCACATAATTTCATAAGCCTATAAAGGAAGAAAGGAATATCCGTTACTCCCCTGAACTGTGCCCTGAAGGCTTTGACTTTTGCGTTGAAGGATTCAGCATTGGCATTTGTGGCTCTGTTGACAAAGAAATTGAGTATGGTATCATAATGGTTCTTAAAGGTGTCAATTACCGTATAGAAATTATCCACGCCCAACTTCTCTACCTCGTTAAACCACTTAGCCAGTTTCAATCTTGCAGCGTCCTTGATGCTTCTGGCATTATAAATATCGGTAAGTTCCATGGCCAGGTCATAGGCTTTTTTGAGTTCCGGGTAGTTTTCAAAGATTATTTCAGCCCTTAGCCTTTGCGATTCTGTCCACTTTGACTTGTGTTTAGTCAGTATAAACTTCGCCCTGGCAAGCAGTTGCTTGCGTGTGTCACCGTTGCTGTATCTGAATGGCCTGTAGGTTTCGTTCTTGGCTTTGGCTTCCTTCATCTCCTCATTTTCTCTGTCCCTTGCCATCCACCTGTAGGCTATGCGCATGTCGTCCAAAGCGTCATAGTAAAGCTTCTGCACATGAAACCTGTCATTGGTGATGAGTGCCTTGGGGAACACCGTGCGCGCAATGATCATCATAGAGGAAGACAAGTCGAGCGTTATCTCCTTGACAGTCTTTCTTTTGGAAAGGTCAATCTTTTCCAGAACACGAATCACATCTTCGGCTTTTGTTCCCCTGACCACAGCTACCAGCGTACCCCTGCCACCTTTGCCAGCCTTGTTGGTCAGAAACGTATAGACCTCACCGCTGCTCAGACAAGTCTCATCGATACTCAGGCTCTCTCCCAGGTTCTCATCAAACAGCAGCCAGTCTCCCGCATGCGACAACTGCTCCCACTGGCGATAATCGCTGAAATGCTCCTTGTATTGGGTGGAAAGCTGCTTGCCGTCTACGCCATAGTGAGAGCCGATACCTGTAATGCTCTCCGCAGTAGACTCAATTCTATTCTTTTAAAAAAGAAACGAACTCAGGGGAAAGTTTGCTGCCCTCAGTTGTCAAGTCATCGTAAGAATAACTGAATATCTCACCCGTGGAACTGTCACGCCATTTTCGACGGCGGACATGAAGGTAAACGGGCTTGCCACGAAGGGGAAAGTCATGGACAACCCGTTCGGCGGTAAAGCCGTAACTGCTTACCGTGCCGGACTTGCGGTCAACCTCTTCCATAAAGTTACGCTCATCCAACCAGAAGTCTATCTGGGAAATACTCTCTTGGATATCTATCACATCAAAATAATCTGCGAGTATCTCTGGAAAGATACAACGCAACAATTGCTCGGTCTTCATGATGCAAAGATAACAAATACTTATGAAATTATGTGCATGAGAGGGAGAGGGTTGCAACTGGGTTTTACGACTGACCCAAAAGGAGTAAATTCTTATCCATCCACACCTATTATATCTTAAGTTTTTTCGTATCTTTGCAGTCATTACAAAGATCATGTAGACGACAAGACGCATGGAAACATGGTTCTTGCATCACTAACATTAAATATTATGACAGTAAAAGAGGATCATAGCACGGAAGAGAAGAAGAGTTTGAGTTTTGTGGAGCAACTCGTTGAAGACGATCTTGCCAAAGGTAAGAATGGCGGTCGCATTCAAACACGCTTCCCTCCAGAACCCAATGGCTATCTGCATATAGGTCACGCCAAGGCCATTTGCATGGACTTTGGCATCGCCGAAAAATACAACGGAGTGTGCAATCTTCGGTTCGACGACACCAATCCCAGCAAAGAAAACAACGAATATGTGGAGAACATCCTGCATGACATCAGTTGGTTGGGATTCAAATGGGGAAATGTTTATTATGCTTCCGACTATTTTGAGAAGCTTTGGGACTTTGCAGTGTGGATGATTAAGCAAGGACTCGCCTACATTGACGAGCAGACCTCTGAAGAGATTGCACAGCAAAAAGGCACGCCCACCACACCTGGTACGGCCTCACCTTACCGCGACCGACCTATCGAGGAGTCGTTGGAGCTGTTCAACAAGATGAACACTCCTGAGGCTGTGGAAGGCAGCATGGTGCTTCGTGCCAAGTTAGACATGGCCAACCCGAACATGCACTTCCGCGATCCTATCATCTATCGCATCATACACATTCCGCATCACAGGACAGGAACCAAATGGAACGCATACCCCATGTACGACTTCGCCCATGGACAGAGTGACTATTTCGAAGGTGTTACCCACTCTATTTGTACGCTCGAGTTTGTTCCTCACCGCCCATTGTACGACCATCTTGTTGACTTTCTCAAGACGATGGATGGTTCGGATGACAACATGCAGGACAACCGTCCGCGACAGATTGAGTTCAATCGACTGAATCTCACTTACACCGTGATGAGCAAGCGCAAGCTGCACTCACTGGTAGAAGAGCGATTGGTATCAGGATGGGACGACCCTCGTATGCCCACCTTGTGCGGTATGCGTCGCCGTGGCTATTCGCCTGAAAGCATTAGGAAATTCATCAACTCCATTGGTTACACCAAGTTTGACGCCTTGAACGACGTTGCCTTGCTCGAAGCTGCCGTGCGCGATGACCTCAATAAGAGGGCATGCCGAGTGAGTGCAGTACTTGATCCGGTGAAACTGGTCATCACCAACTATCCCGAAGGGAAATCAGAAGAGATGGAAGCCATCAACAATCCGGAGAACGAGGCCGATGGTACACACAACATCACCTTCAGTAGGAATCTCTGGATAGAGCGTGGTGACTTCATGGAGGACGCTCCGAAGAAGTTCTTCCGCATGACCCCAGGCAAGGAAGTTCGATTGAAGAACGCTTACATCGTGAAGTGTACGGGATGCACGAAGGACGAGGAAGGCAACATTATAGAGATACAAGCAGAGTATGACCCACTGAGCAAGAGCGGCTTGGAGGGAGCCAACAGAAAGGTAAAAGGCACCCTACACTGGGTATCTGCCGACCATTGTAGGCAGGCAGAGGTGCGAGAGTACGACCGATTGTTCTTCGTTGAGAACCCTAGTGCAGACGAAAGGGACTTCCACGAACTGCTCAATCCTAACAGTCTGCGCGTGTTCCCGAACTGTTACGTTGAAGCATACGCGGCAGACAAACAGCCGGGAGAGTATCTACAGTTCCAAAGAATCGGCTATTTCATGGCCGATCCGGACAGAACAGACGACCACTTAGTATTCAATAAGACAGTAGGACTGAAAGACACCTGGGCAAAGGTTAACAAATAACCTTGCCCTTCTGGGTGTTTTTTCATTCGTTGTACGATGGCAGAAGCATATAACTTTTTTGATAATAAGGAATTCAAGGATAACCTAAAACGATATGAAGAGGCTCATATCCAGGGACTTTCCATCTATCTGGATGCGGATGATTTTGCCGATATCGCAGAGTATTACCGTGGAAAAGGTCGCATAAACGAAGCGCATGCGGTGTTAGACGAGGCGATAAATCTGTTTCCTGGCTCAACAACCCTATGGACTGTCAAAGCCAGAATAACGCTTTTGGAAGGCGGTGATGTGGAGCGTGCTTACGAATATATCAGTCATGTTGACGACAAGGACGACGTGGAATATACTTATACGTTAGCCGAAATCATGATTATAGATGGAAAAGCAAAGCAGGCAGATCAACTGTTGCACCGTCGATTTGAGCGGGTTGATGATGAGGAGCGGGAGGAATTCAAGCAAGACGTTGCCACTATATACGCAGATTACGAAGAGTTTGACCTCGCCAAAGAGTGGTTCGACCGGCTTGAACCCAATGAAGACAACAGTTATAAAGAACTGAAAGGACGCATTGCATTGGGAACTGGCAACCTTGAAGACTGCGAGAACATCTTCCAAGAGCTGATTGATGAAGACCCTTACTCAACGAGCTACTGGAACAATCTGGCGATGCTGCAATTCTTGAAGAGTAATTTCAACGACTCAATCACCAGCAGCGAGTTCTCCATTGCCATCAACCCCGATGATGCAGAAGCGATTCTTACCAAAGCAAACGGACTCTTCAGTTTGGGCAATTACGAAGAGGCGCTGAATTATTTCGACCGATATAGCAAGCTGGTTCCTGATGATTTGTCGGTAGTGATGCTAAAAGGTGTGACGCTTTTACACCTCAATAAACCAGAAGAAGCACTCACTCACTTCAAGAAAGCAGAGAAGATGGGGCGTCATTCAGATTCCAACTTGCCTGAAATCTATCAGGAAATAGCCTTCACTCTATCACAACAAGGGCGCGTAGAAGAAGCTCTCGCCTACTTGGACAAGAAGGAAAAGCTGCCCAACGACAACCACTGTGATACCTTGCTGCTCAAAGGACATATCCTCTTGGAGAACGATTATCTAGAGAAGGCACAAGAGGTTTTTCAGGAAGCAATTAGAATTTCTGACAATTCACCCAGCACTTTTTTACAGATAGCCATATCCGTTTACGACTGTCGATATGTCCACTTGGCATACAACTTATTCTTATCATATTTCAAAGACATGGGCGACAGCTGCCAAGACGGCTACGCTTACTTCGCTCGCTGTGCCAATGAACTGGGAAAAAAGAAAGAATTTGCCCACGCCGTAAAGCTGGCTTGTGAGAGAAATCCGATGGAAGCGAAAATGGTTTTGGCCGACTTGTTTCCCGAAGGAATGAGTACTGAAGAGTATTATCCCTACCTGCTTTCAACAAATACGGATGAGAGAAAGCAAAAATAACCAGCCAAAATAGACAAAACAATGAATTGGTTTTCTTCCCTGATGGGGAATCTTAACTATTGGACAGTATTCTTATTAATGTATATAGAAGGAACAGTGATCCCCGTTCCCTCCGAGTTGATTGTCTCACCCGCTGCATATCATGCCGCAGCTGGTCACCTGGACGTCACGCTCGTCATCATCTTTGCCACCCTGGGCGCTGTCCTTGGGTCGGCAACCAACTATGTGGCAGCCTACTATCTGGGCCGCCCCATCGTCTATAGGTTTGCCAACAGCAAGTTAGGACACCTGTGTTTGCTGAATCAAGAGAAGATACAAAAGAGCGAAAAATATTTTAATGATCATGGCGTGATAGCCACCTTGACCGGCAGA
Encoded proteins:
- a CDS encoding TetR/AcrR family transcriptional regulator encodes the protein MSISKTRRLLVDVARQLFAKNGVANTTMNDIALASGKGRRTLYTYFSSKEAVFYAVIESELERLSDKLDEVANKKIAPQDKIIELIYTHLSMIRETVVRNGNLRAEFFRNIWMVEKMRKNFDEDEIELFRRVYSEGKEDGEFDIENVQLVADITHYCIKGLEVPFIYGRLGHGLTEESSKPLVAKVVYGALGKLSPKKE
- a CDS encoding transposase family protein — protein: MKTEQLLRCIFPEILADYFDVIDIQESISQIDFWLDERNFMEEVDRKSGTVSSYGFTAERVVHDFPLRGKPVYLHVRRRKWRDSSTGEIFSYSYDDLTTEGSKLSPEFVSFLKE
- a CDS encoding glutamine--tRNA ligase/YqeY domain fusion protein — translated: MTVKEDHSTEEKKSLSFVEQLVEDDLAKGKNGGRIQTRFPPEPNGYLHIGHAKAICMDFGIAEKYNGVCNLRFDDTNPSKENNEYVENILHDISWLGFKWGNVYYASDYFEKLWDFAVWMIKQGLAYIDEQTSEEIAQQKGTPTTPGTASPYRDRPIEESLELFNKMNTPEAVEGSMVLRAKLDMANPNMHFRDPIIYRIIHIPHHRTGTKWNAYPMYDFAHGQSDYFEGVTHSICTLEFVPHRPLYDHLVDFLKTMDGSDDNMQDNRPRQIEFNRLNLTYTVMSKRKLHSLVEERLVSGWDDPRMPTLCGMRRRGYSPESIRKFINSIGYTKFDALNDVALLEAAVRDDLNKRACRVSAVLDPVKLVITNYPEGKSEEMEAINNPENEADGTHNITFSRNLWIERGDFMEDAPKKFFRMTPGKEVRLKNAYIVKCTGCTKDEEGNIIEIQAEYDPLSKSGLEGANRKVKGTLHWVSADHCRQAEVREYDRLFFVENPSADERDFHELLNPNSLRVFPNCYVEAYAADKQPGEYLQFQRIGYFMADPDRTDDHLVFNKTVGLKDTWAKVNK
- a CDS encoding CDC27 family protein is translated as MAEAYNFFDNKEFKDNLKRYEEAHIQGLSIYLDADDFADIAEYYRGKGRINEAHAVLDEAINLFPGSTTLWTVKARITLLEGGDVERAYEYISHVDDKDDVEYTYTLAEIMIIDGKAKQADQLLHRRFERVDDEEREEFKQDVATIYADYEEFDLAKEWFDRLEPNEDNSYKELKGRIALGTGNLEDCENIFQELIDEDPYSTSYWNNLAMLQFLKSNFNDSITSSEFSIAINPDDAEAILTKANGLFSLGNYEEALNYFDRYSKLVPDDLSVVMLKGVTLLHLNKPEEALTHFKKAEKMGRHSDSNLPEIYQEIAFTLSQQGRVEEALAYLDKKEKLPNDNHCDTLLLKGHILLENDYLEKAQEVFQEAIRISDNSPSTFLQIAISVYDCRYVHLAYNLFLSYFKDMGDSCQDGYAYFARCANELGKKKEFAHAVKLACERNPMEAKMVLADLFPEGMSTEEYYPYLLSTNTDERKQK
- a CDS encoding DedA family protein — its product is MNWFSSLMGNLNYWTVFLLMYIEGTVIPVPSELIVSPAAYHAAAGHLDVTLVIIFATLGAVLGSATNYVAAYYLGRPIVYRFANSKLGHLCLLNQEKIQKSEKYFNDHGVIATLTGRLLPGIRQVISVPAGLAKMKFWKFILYTTIGAGIWNCVLAALGWYLHSIVPEEQLNDKILEYNDHIKVVILSLFGLMVAYFVIKHFHNKRKKNKNQSSNPS